A genomic segment from Microcoleus sp. FACHB-672 encodes:
- the devC gene encoding ABC transporter permease DevC, whose translation MKIPLAWLQLTREKMRLLVALAGIGFADILMFMQLGFRDALFDSSVRVHSNLDGDIFLVSPQSTTLTAMKSFPQRRLYQTLAFEGVESVKPVYLDFALWKNPVDRSTRGIFVLAFDPDDSVFNLPGVVDNINQVKLTDKVLFDAASRDEFGPVAEKFNQGESVTTEVGGRRVEVRGLFEMGASFGANGNILTSDLNFLRMFPNRKKGIIDVGIVKLKPAADVEDVLKQMKTYLPADVRYFSKQEFMAWEKKYWQTSTTIGFIFSLGTAMGFIVGIVIVYQILYTDVSDHLAEYATLKAMGYKDIYFLIVVFQEALILAILGYIPGCAVAIGLYNLTKNATSLPMIMTLARATTVLILTMVMCSVSGAIAVRKLNAADPADIF comes from the coding sequence ATGAAAATTCCTTTAGCTTGGTTGCAACTTACCCGTGAAAAAATGCGCTTACTTGTGGCATTAGCGGGAATTGGATTTGCTGACATCTTAATGTTTATGCAGCTTGGATTTCGGGATGCACTTTTTGATAGTTCCGTGCGGGTACACAGCAATTTAGATGGAGACATTTTTTTAGTTAGCCCCCAGTCTACGACATTAACGGCCATGAAAAGCTTTCCTCAACGGCGTTTATATCAAACGCTCGCTTTTGAAGGGGTGGAATCAGTCAAGCCGGTATATTTAGACTTCGCGTTGTGGAAAAACCCTGTGGATCGCAGCACGCGGGGCATTTTCGTACTTGCCTTCGATCCAGATGATTCTGTATTTAATTTACCAGGAGTCGTAGATAATATTAACCAAGTTAAACTCACAGATAAGGTTTTATTTGATGCCGCTTCTCGTGATGAATTTGGGCCGGTTGCTGAAAAATTCAATCAGGGCGAATCCGTCACAACCGAAGTGGGAGGACGGCGAGTTGAGGTCAGAGGATTATTTGAAATGGGGGCATCTTTTGGAGCGAATGGGAATATTTTAACCAGTGATTTAAATTTTTTACGAATGTTCCCTAATAGAAAAAAGGGAATAATTGATGTCGGAATTGTTAAATTAAAACCGGCAGCCGATGTTGAGGATGTTCTTAAACAAATGAAAACCTATTTGCCGGCTGATGTGAGATATTTCTCAAAACAAGAATTTATGGCTTGGGAAAAAAAATATTGGCAAACAAGCACAACTATTGGGTTTATTTTCTCTTTGGGGACTGCAATGGGATTTATTGTCGGGATTGTAATTGTTTATCAAATTCTTTATACAGATGTTTCTGACCACTTGGCGGAGTATGCAACTCTCAAGGCAATGGGGTATAAAGACATTTACTTTTTAATTGTGGTTTTTCAAGAAGCGTTAATTCTGGCAATTTTAGGTTATATTCCTGGTTGCGCTGTGGCGATAGGCTTGTATAATTTAACTAAAAATGCAACCAGTTTACCGATGATCATGACACTTGCCAGAGCCACGACCGTGCTGATTCTGACAATGGTGATGTGTTCTGTTTCGGGTGCGATTGCTGTCCGTAAGCTGAATGCGGCTGACCCCGCTGATATTTTTTAA
- a CDS encoding DevA family ABC transporter ATP-binding protein has product MTQEPVVSIKNLNHYFGQGSLKKQVLYDISLEIYPGEIVLMTGPSGSGKTTLLTLLGGLRSAQEGSLKVFGQELCGAGKNKLVQVRRDIGYIFQAHNLLKSLTALQNVQMSLDLHPEIPQQEMKVQAMAMLEAVGLKERVNYYPENLSGGQKQRVAIARALVSHPKLILADEPTAALDSKSGRDVVEIMQKLAKEQGSTILLVTHDNRILDIADRIVHMEDGYLAKDAAAQTAGAPA; this is encoded by the coding sequence ATGACTCAAGAACCCGTTGTTAGCATTAAAAACCTGAATCATTATTTCGGTCAAGGGTCACTAAAAAAACAGGTTTTATATGATATTAGCCTAGAAATATATCCGGGAGAAATTGTTCTAATGACCGGCCCTTCGGGGTCGGGAAAAACGACGTTGCTAACATTACTGGGTGGATTACGATCAGCTCAAGAGGGCAGCCTGAAAGTATTTGGACAAGAACTTTGTGGTGCCGGCAAAAACAAGCTTGTGCAAGTCCGGCGAGATATTGGCTATATTTTCCAAGCTCACAACTTACTGAAATCTTTAACTGCACTCCAAAATGTGCAAATGTCCCTGGATTTACATCCAGAGATTCCTCAGCAAGAGATGAAAGTTCAAGCAATGGCGATGTTAGAAGCAGTTGGATTAAAAGAGCGAGTCAATTATTACCCAGAAAACCTCTCAGGAGGGCAAAAGCAACGGGTTGCTATAGCGCGGGCTTTAGTGAGTCATCCGAAATTAATCTTAGCAGATGAACCCACTGCAGCTTTAGACAGTAAATCCGGTCGAGATGTCGTAGAAATTATGCAAAAGTTAGCCAAAGAACAGGGCAGCACGATTTTACTGGTTACTCACGACAACCGGATTTTAGACATTGCTGATCGCATCGTTCACATGGAAGATGGATATTTAGCAAAAGATGCAGCAGCGCAGACTGCCGGCGCTCCTGCTTAA
- a CDS encoding ShlB/FhaC/HecB family hemolysin secretion/activation protein: MPLKQNNPIKSEIKAYNLLYCCFFAFSFYFVLTAGELLAQPVDPPQVPLPLPRPQEPTPLPTPELLPPPEELLQPPTTPAPPQQLVPDNVPGNIQVERFEFEGNTAFSDERLRQVLDELELTGRALTFAELLQARSAITKLYTDEGFITSGALIPPQTLDGGVVIIQIVEGELEDINVAGTNRLNDDYIRSRIGIATRRPLNVNKLLESLQLLQLNPLIATVSAELSAGSRAGSSLLDVTVTEANSFSHQLTFDNGRTPSVGSFRRQINLNEGNVLGLGDGLNLAYTNTDGSNAFDGSYTLPFNARNGAVTFAYSRSSSNIIEPPFDQVDIEARSRNYEVSVRQPLILTPTREFALGLSANRQESDTTLLNVPFPLSPGANEQGQTRINAIRFFQDWTQRDAQQVFAARSQFSLGIGERATVNEEPPDSRFFAWRGQAQWLRQFAPDTLLLVRGDVQMASRALLPLEQFGLGGIESVRGYRQDALLSDNGAFASAEIRIPIYRLPNQQGVLQVAPFIDIGTTWNSSGREAPDPNTLVSAGLGLRFQFANRLTARIDYGIPLVDINSSNRTWQENGLYFSIVTSPF; this comes from the coding sequence ATGCCATTGAAACAAAACAATCCTATAAAAAGCGAAATCAAAGCGTATAATCTTCTTTATTGTTGCTTTTTTGCTTTTTCTTTCTACTTTGTCTTGACTGCTGGGGAGCTACTCGCGCAGCCGGTTGATCCTCCTCAAGTTCCGTTGCCACTTCCTCGTCCGCAAGAACCCACACCGCTACCAACCCCGGAACTGCTGCCACCCCCAGAAGAATTATTACAGCCTCCCACCACGCCGGCACCCCCCCAACAACTGGTTCCAGATAACGTTCCTGGAAATATTCAGGTGGAACGCTTTGAGTTTGAGGGCAATACAGCATTCAGTGATGAAAGGTTACGCCAGGTACTAGATGAGTTGGAATTAACCGGACGTGCGCTCACCTTTGCGGAACTGCTGCAAGCACGTTCTGCTATCACTAAACTTTACACCGACGAAGGATTTATCACCTCTGGGGCGCTAATTCCGCCGCAAACTTTGGATGGAGGTGTCGTCATCATCCAAATCGTTGAAGGGGAATTAGAAGATATTAATGTAGCCGGCACTAACCGCCTGAACGACGATTATATTCGCAGCCGCATCGGCATTGCTACTCGCAGGCCCCTGAATGTCAACAAACTGCTAGAATCCCTGCAACTGTTGCAACTCAATCCTCTGATTGCAACGGTGTCTGCCGAACTTTCTGCCGGTTCGCGTGCCGGTAGCAGCTTGCTAGATGTAACGGTGACGGAGGCAAATTCTTTCAGTCATCAGCTTACGTTTGATAATGGCCGAACTCCAAGTGTCGGAAGTTTCCGACGCCAAATAAACTTAAACGAAGGTAATGTGCTGGGGCTGGGAGATGGTCTCAATTTAGCTTATACCAATACAGATGGTAGTAATGCGTTTGATGGCAGCTATACTTTACCCTTCAATGCTCGTAATGGCGCGGTTACTTTTGCCTATAGCCGAAGCAGTAGCAATATTATCGAGCCTCCGTTTGATCAAGTCGATATCGAGGCGAGATCGCGCAACTATGAGGTTAGTGTGCGCCAGCCTTTAATTCTCACTCCGACGCGAGAATTTGCTCTGGGTTTAAGCGCAAACCGGCAAGAAAGTGATACAACGCTGCTAAATGTGCCCTTTCCGCTTTCTCCAGGTGCCAACGAGCAAGGACAAACCCGAATTAATGCGATTCGCTTTTTTCAGGACTGGACACAGCGGGATGCTCAGCAAGTCTTCGCTGCACGTTCTCAATTTAGTTTAGGAATCGGCGAGAGAGCAACCGTCAACGAAGAACCTCCCGACAGCAGGTTCTTTGCGTGGCGAGGACAGGCGCAGTGGTTGAGACAGTTCGCGCCAGATACGTTGCTGTTAGTGCGCGGTGATGTCCAAATGGCATCTAGGGCACTTTTACCGTTAGAACAATTTGGCTTAGGCGGTATCGAAAGTGTTCGCGGTTACCGACAGGATGCGTTACTGAGCGATAACGGCGCTTTTGCTTCCGCAGAAATTCGCATTCCCATTTATCGTTTACCGAACCAGCAAGGAGTTTTGCAAGTTGCCCCATTTATTGATATTGGTACAACTTGGAATAGCTCTGGCAGAGAGGCACCTGATCCGAATACGCTGGTTTCTGCCGGCTTGGGTTTACGGTTCCAATTTGCTAATCGCCTCACCGCACGTATAGACTACGGTATTCCGTTAGTTGATATTAATTCAAGTAACAGAACATGGCAGGAAAATGGGTTATATTTCTCCATCGTGACCTCACCTTTTTAG
- the glpX gene encoding class II fructose-bisphosphatase produces MENTLGLEIIEVVEQAAIASARWMGKGEKNIADQVAVEAMRERMNKIYMRGRIVIGEGERDEAPMLYIGEEVGICTREDAKAYCNPDELIEIDIAVDPCEGTNLVAYGQNGSMAVLAIAEKGGLFAAPDFYMRKLAAPAAAKGKVDIRKSATENLKIIAECLQRTVEELVVVVMDRPRHKDLIKEIRDAGARVRLISDGDVSAALCCAFSGTNIHALMGIGAAPEGVISAAAMRCLGGHFQGQLIYDPEVVQTGLIGESREGNLARLKEMGITDPDKIYDAHELASGQTVLFAACGITPGTLMEGVRFFHGGARTQSLVISSQSKTARFVDTIHMWEDTQRLQLK; encoded by the coding sequence GTGGAAAATACGCTCGGTCTAGAAATTATTGAAGTTGTTGAGCAAGCTGCGATCGCATCCGCCCGGTGGATGGGGAAAGGCGAGAAAAACATCGCTGACCAAGTGGCTGTAGAAGCCATGCGGGAACGGATGAACAAAATTTATATGCGAGGCCGGATCGTGATTGGCGAAGGGGAACGCGATGAAGCCCCCATGCTCTATATCGGCGAAGAAGTCGGCATTTGTACCCGCGAGGATGCTAAAGCTTATTGCAACCCCGATGAACTGATAGAGATCGACATCGCGGTTGACCCCTGCGAAGGTACTAACCTCGTTGCATACGGTCAAAACGGTTCAATGGCAGTGCTCGCCATTGCCGAAAAAGGTGGGCTGTTCGCCGCACCCGACTTCTATATGCGGAAGCTAGCCGCACCGGCAGCCGCTAAAGGCAAGGTCGATATTCGCAAGTCTGCAACCGAAAACCTCAAGATTATTGCCGAGTGCTTGCAGCGCACGGTTGAAGAACTCGTGGTCGTGGTCATGGATCGTCCCCGTCATAAAGACCTGATTAAAGAAATTCGTGACGCTGGGGCACGGGTACGCTTAATCAGCGACGGTGACGTGTCAGCGGCTCTATGCTGCGCGTTTTCTGGCACCAATATCCACGCCCTCATGGGCATCGGCGCAGCTCCTGAAGGCGTAATTTCAGCAGCAGCCATGCGCTGCTTGGGCGGGCACTTCCAAGGTCAATTGATCTACGATCCAGAAGTAGTGCAAACCGGCTTGATTGGTGAAAGCCGAGAAGGGAACCTCGCTCGCTTGAAAGAAATGGGCATTACAGACCCCGACAAGATTTATGATGCTCACGAACTCGCCTCTGGGCAAACCGTGCTGTTTGCTGCTTGCGGCATCACCCCCGGAACCCTGATGGAAGGCGTTCGCTTCTTTCACGGTGGAGCGCGGACTCAATCTCTGGTCATTTCTAGCCAATCCAAGACGGCTCGGTTTGTTGACACCATCCATATGTGGGAAGACACACAGAGGCTGCAATTGAAATAG
- a CDS encoding glutamyl-tRNA reductase has product MNIAVVGLSHKTASVEVREKLSIPEPQIESAIAALKSYPHIEEIAILSTCNRLEIYLVTSETEQGVREVTQFLSEHSKLPLHHLRQHLFILLHQDSVMHLMRVAAGLDSLVLGEGQILAQVKNTHKLGQQYDGIGRILNRLFKQALTAGKRVRTETSIGTGAVSISSAAVELAQMKVQNLAACRVAIVGAGKMSKLLVQHLVSKGAAQISILNRSLRRSEELASQFPDAQIQLHLLSEMMPVIAQSDIVFTSTSATEPLLDRAKLEAFLVPNQPLMLFDISVPRNVHVDVNELDHVQAFNVDDLKAVVAQNQESRRKMAMEAEGLLEEEVEAFDVWWRSLETVPTINSLREKIETIREQELEKALSRLGSEFAERHQEVIEAMTRGIVNKILHDPMVQLRAQQDIEARRHAMETLRMLFNLETESRSSEQYS; this is encoded by the coding sequence ATGAATATTGCAGTTGTAGGTCTTAGTCACAAAACAGCCTCGGTAGAAGTTCGGGAAAAACTGAGCATTCCAGAACCTCAAATTGAATCAGCCATCGCGGCTTTAAAGTCATATCCGCATATTGAAGAAATTGCCATCCTCAGCACTTGCAACCGTTTAGAAATTTATTTGGTAACAAGTGAAACTGAGCAGGGTGTGCGGGAAGTTACGCAATTTTTGTCAGAACACAGTAAGCTTCCTCTGCACCACCTACGCCAGCATTTATTCATTTTGTTGCACCAAGATTCGGTGATGCACTTGATGCGCGTAGCAGCCGGTCTTGATAGTCTGGTTTTGGGAGAAGGGCAAATTTTGGCTCAAGTCAAAAACACCCACAAACTCGGCCAGCAATACGACGGCATCGGGCGCATTCTCAACCGGCTCTTTAAGCAAGCACTCACAGCCGGCAAGCGAGTTCGCACAGAAACCAGCATCGGCACAGGTGCAGTTTCCATCAGTTCAGCGGCAGTTGAGCTAGCTCAGATGAAAGTCCAGAATTTAGCAGCTTGTCGGGTGGCGATTGTCGGTGCCGGCAAAATGTCTAAACTTTTGGTACAACATCTGGTATCAAAAGGAGCCGCTCAAATTTCAATTCTCAACCGTTCCTTGCGACGATCTGAAGAATTAGCCAGTCAGTTCCCAGACGCGCAAATACAGTTGCACCTGCTGTCAGAAATGATGCCGGTGATCGCCCAATCAGATATCGTTTTCACCAGCACATCCGCCACAGAACCACTGCTGGATCGTGCAAAACTAGAAGCATTCTTGGTTCCAAACCAGCCTTTAATGCTATTCGATATTTCCGTTCCTCGCAACGTCCATGTGGATGTGAACGAACTAGATCACGTTCAAGCATTTAATGTCGATGACTTGAAAGCCGTTGTGGCTCAAAATCAAGAAAGTCGCAGAAAAATGGCGATGGAAGCGGAAGGATTACTAGAAGAAGAAGTAGAAGCCTTTGATGTTTGGTGGCGCTCACTCGAAACCGTCCCCACCATCAACAGCCTACGGGAAAAAATCGAAACCATCCGCGAACAAGAGTTAGAAAAAGCCCTCTCACGTCTGGGTTCAGAATTTGCTGAAAGACATCAAGAAGTGATAGAAGCCATGACACGAGGCATTGTCAATAAAATTCTGCACGATCCAATGGTGCAGTTACGCGCGCAGCAAGACATTGAGGCGAGACGGCACGCAATGGAAACCTTGCGGATGCTGTTCAACCTAGAGACAGAAAGTCGCTCAAGCGAACAATATAGCTGA